A genomic segment from [Flavobacterium] thermophilum encodes:
- the apt gene encoding Adenine phosphoribosyltransferase: protein MDLKQYITIVPDFPKPGILFKDITTLMDNGKAYKYATDQIVQYAREKQIDIVVGPEARGFIIGCPVAYALGVGFAPVRKEGKLPREVVRVEYGLEYGTDVLTMHKDAIKPGQRVLITDDLLATGGTMRATIDLVEQLGGVVAGLAFLIELTELGGRKKLEGYDILALMQF from the coding sequence ATGGATTTAAAACAATATATTACGATCGTGCCGGACTTTCCGAAACCGGGCATTTTGTTTAAAGATATTACGACGTTGATGGATAATGGAAAAGCGTATAAATACGCGACCGATCAAATCGTTCAATATGCGCGCGAAAAACAAATCGATATCGTCGTTGGTCCGGAAGCGCGCGGCTTTATTATCGGCTGCCCGGTCGCCTATGCGCTTGGCGTCGGATTTGCGCCGGTGCGCAAGGAAGGGAAGCTGCCGCGCGAAGTCGTCCGCGTCGAGTACGGGCTCGAGTATGGGACAGACGTGCTGACAATGCATAAAGACGCCATTAAACCAGGCCAACGTGTGTTGATTACGGATGACTTGCTGGCGACGGGCGGCACGATGCGGGCGACGATCGATTTGGTCGAGCAGCTCGGCGGAGTGGTGGCTGGCTTGGCGTTTTTGATTGAACTCACGGAGCTTGGCGGCCGCAAAAAATTGGAAGGCTACGATATTTTGGCGCTCATGCAGTTTTAA